A single region of the Streptomyces vilmorinianum genome encodes:
- a CDS encoding ROK family protein, translated as MHTDLAAGLVVALDIGGTKIAGALVDGDGGLLVRAQRPTPAREDGETVMRTVEAVLADLAASALWESAHAVGIGSAGPVDASAGTVSPVNVPGWRDFPLVERVHRVTGGRPVTLVGDGVAMTAAEHWQGAARGHDNALCLVVSTGVGGGLVLDGRVHPGPTGNAGHIGHISVDLDGELCACGGRGCVERIASGPHIARRALENGWRPGPDGDTSAAAVAAAARAGDPVAVASFERAAQALAAGIAATATLVEIDIAVVGGGVAGAGDVLFEPLRRSLGAYATLSFVRDLVVVPALTGTDAGLLGAAAAAATASRTRD; from the coding sequence ATGCATACCGACCTCGCCGCCGGTCTCGTCGTCGCCCTGGACATCGGTGGGACCAAGATCGCCGGTGCGCTGGTGGACGGCGACGGCGGCCTTCTCGTACGGGCGCAGCGGCCCACTCCCGCGCGGGAGGACGGCGAGACGGTGATGCGGACGGTCGAGGCGGTGCTCGCGGACCTGGCGGCCTCTGCGCTGTGGGAGTCGGCGCACGCGGTCGGCATCGGAAGCGCGGGACCGGTGGACGCCTCCGCGGGCACGGTCAGCCCGGTCAACGTGCCCGGATGGCGCGACTTCCCGCTGGTCGAGCGGGTCCACCGGGTGACCGGCGGACGGCCGGTCACCCTGGTCGGGGACGGTGTCGCCATGACGGCCGCCGAACACTGGCAGGGCGCGGCGCGCGGCCACGACAACGCGCTGTGCCTGGTCGTCTCCACCGGCGTGGGCGGAGGCCTGGTGCTCGACGGGCGGGTGCACCCCGGTCCCACCGGCAACGCCGGGCACATCGGCCACATCAGCGTGGACCTGGACGGCGAGCTGTGCGCCTGCGGCGGGCGCGGCTGTGTCGAGCGCATCGCCAGCGGCCCCCACATCGCCCGCCGCGCCCTGGAGAACGGCTGGCGGCCGGGCCCCGACGGCGACACGTCGGCCGCGGCGGTCGCCGCGGCGGCCCGCGCGGGGGACCCGGTCGCCGTGGCCTCCTTCGAGCGCGCCGCGCAGGCGCTCGCGGCCGGCATCGCCGCCACCGCGACCCTGGTCGAGATCGACATCGCCGTCGTGGGCGGGGGCGTGGCGGGCGCGGGAGACGTGCTGTTCGAACCGCTCCGGCGCAGCCTGGGCGCGTACGCCACGCTGTCGTTCGTCCGTGACCTCGTCGTCGTACCGGCACTGACCGGCACGGATGCCGGCCTCCTCGGCGCGGCGGCGGCCGCGGCCACGGCCTCGCGCACCCGGGACTGA
- a CDS encoding NUDIX domain-containing protein yields MVIVWVNGAFGAGKSITARELVDLIPNSTLYDPEIIGGAMNWLLPQKRLDEVDDYQDLPIWRRLVVDAAAALLAEVGGVLVVPMTLLRQEYRDEIFGALAARRIQVRHVLLAPDETILRARIRGRTPDDSDPEALERVRQWSLDHIEPYRAALHDWLTADAHIVDTSALTPAQAAAAVAEAVASGTAAPCGIVQTPEPTGETLAAGVLLFDEQDRFLLVDPTYKPGWEFPGGVVEPGEPPARAGMREVAEEIGLELDSVPRLLLVDWESPQPPGYGGLRLLFDGGRLPAADADRLLLPGAELRGWRFVTEEEAAELLPPVRYRRLRWALRARERGTVLNLEAGVPVG; encoded by the coding sequence ATCGTGATCGTCTGGGTCAACGGTGCGTTCGGCGCGGGGAAGTCCATCACCGCGCGCGAGCTGGTCGACCTGATCCCGAACAGCACGCTGTACGACCCCGAGATCATCGGCGGCGCGATGAACTGGCTGCTGCCGCAGAAGCGGCTCGACGAGGTCGACGACTACCAGGATCTGCCGATCTGGCGCCGACTGGTCGTGGACGCCGCCGCCGCGCTGCTCGCCGAGGTCGGCGGCGTGCTCGTGGTCCCCATGACCCTGCTGCGGCAGGAGTACCGGGACGAGATCTTCGGGGCACTCGCCGCCCGGCGCATTCAAGTGCGGCACGTGCTGCTCGCCCCGGATGAAACGATCCTGCGCGCGCGGATCCGGGGCCGTACACCCGACGACTCGGACCCCGAGGCACTGGAGCGCGTCCGCCAGTGGTCGCTCGACCACATCGAGCCCTACCGCGCCGCCCTGCACGACTGGCTGACCGCCGACGCCCACATCGTCGACACCTCCGCACTCACCCCCGCCCAGGCCGCCGCGGCCGTCGCCGAGGCGGTCGCCTCCGGCACGGCCGCCCCCTGCGGCATCGTCCAGACCCCCGAGCCCACCGGCGAGACGCTCGCGGCCGGCGTCCTGCTCTTCGACGAGCAGGACCGTTTCCTCCTCGTCGACCCCACCTACAAGCCCGGCTGGGAGTTCCCGGGTGGTGTCGTCGAACCCGGCGAGCCGCCCGCCCGCGCCGGGATGCGCGAGGTCGCCGAGGAGATAGGGCTCGAACTCGACTCCGTACCACGCCTGTTGCTCGTCGACTGGGAAAGCCCGCAGCCGCCGGGCTACGGCGGCCTGCGCCTCCTCTTCGACGGGGGCCGGCTGCCGGCCGCCGACGCGGACCGGCTTCTCCTGCCCGGCGCCGAACTCCGCGGCTGGCGCTTCGTCACCGAGGAGGAGGCCGCCGAACTGCTGCCCCCGGTCCGCTACCGCCGCCTCCGCTGGGCCCTGCGCGCCCGGGAACGCGGCACCGTGCTCAACCTGGAGGCCGGCGTGCCGGTCGGCTGA
- a CDS encoding MBL fold metallo-hydrolase — protein sequence MELTRIAPRLHMLRFSVGQAYLWRDDEELTLIDAGWVGAADEIETAIRGAGLDPRALRRIVLTHCHRDHVGSAQELADRFGAQILAHRLDAPVIRGEAPVPEPVLLDWEIPLYEHGLTVPEAPPTRVDLEVEDGDALGFGDGAVAVHTPGHTPGSLAVHLPGHGVLFTGDTVATVQGVTFGVFHVDRERALESMRRLAALKPSVLCCGHGAPVTADTARQLAEAVG from the coding sequence ATGGAACTCACTCGGATCGCGCCGCGACTGCACATGCTGCGTTTCTCCGTCGGCCAGGCATATCTGTGGCGGGACGACGAGGAGTTGACCCTGATCGACGCCGGCTGGGTGGGCGCGGCGGACGAGATCGAGACGGCGATACGGGGAGCGGGCCTGGACCCCCGGGCCCTGCGCCGTATCGTGCTCACCCACTGCCACCGCGACCATGTCGGCTCGGCCCAGGAGCTCGCCGACCGGTTCGGCGCCCAGATCCTGGCCCATCGCCTCGACGCCCCGGTGATCCGGGGCGAGGCCCCGGTCCCCGAACCCGTCCTGCTCGACTGGGAGATCCCCCTGTACGAGCACGGTCTGACCGTGCCCGAAGCGCCGCCGACCCGCGTCGACCTGGAGGTGGAGGACGGGGACGCGCTGGGCTTCGGGGACGGGGCGGTGGCGGTGCACACCCCGGGACACACCCCCGGCTCCCTCGCCGTCCATCTCCCCGGGCACGGCGTCCTGTTCACCGGCGACACGGTGGCGACGGTGCAGGGGGTGACCTTCGGCGTGTTCCATGTGGACCGCGAGCGCGCCCTGGAGTCGATGCGGCGCCTGGCGGCGTTGAAGCCGTCGGTCCTGTGCTGCGGGCACGGGGCCCCGGTGACGGCGGACACGGCACGGCAACTGGCGGAAGCGGTGGGCTGA
- a CDS encoding dipeptidase: MTANPIAETVAGLMPRAKAELTELVAFESVADEAVAPRSECEGAANWVADALRSEGFQEVALLDTPDGSQSVYGVLPGPAGAPTVLLYAHYDVQPKLDESAWVTPPFELTERDGRWYGRGAADCKGGFIMHLLALRALKANGGVPVTVKMIVEGSEEQGTGGLERYAEAHPELLTADAIVIGDTGNFRLGLPTVTATLRGMTMIRVQIDTLEGNLHSGMFGGAAPDALAALIRVLDSLRAADGSTVIDGLPADAVWEGLQYPEEDFRQDAKVLDGVGLPGNGTVADRIWARPAVTVIGIDCHPVAGATPSIPSTARAQISLRVPPGQDATEATKLLYAHIEKHTPWNARVSFEQVGQGQAFSADVSSPAYTSMAEAMRIAYPGQEMQSSGMGGSIPLCNTLAALYPEAEILLIGLSEPEAQIHAVNESVSPEELERLAVAEAHFLLNYARSKQG; encoded by the coding sequence ATGACCGCCAATCCGATCGCCGAGACCGTCGCCGGCCTGATGCCCCGCGCCAAGGCGGAGCTCACGGAGCTCGTGGCCTTCGAGTCGGTGGCGGACGAGGCCGTGGCCCCGCGGAGCGAGTGCGAGGGGGCCGCGAACTGGGTGGCCGACGCGCTGCGATCCGAGGGCTTCCAGGAGGTGGCGCTGCTCGACACCCCGGACGGTTCGCAGTCGGTGTACGGCGTGCTGCCCGGTCCGGCCGGCGCGCCGACCGTTCTGCTCTACGCCCACTACGACGTGCAGCCGAAGCTGGACGAGTCGGCGTGGGTCACCCCGCCGTTCGAGCTGACGGAGCGGGACGGGCGCTGGTACGGGCGCGGTGCGGCCGACTGCAAGGGCGGCTTCATCATGCACCTGCTCGCGCTGCGCGCCCTGAAGGCGAACGGCGGAGTGCCCGTCACGGTCAAGATGATCGTGGAGGGTTCCGAGGAGCAGGGCACGGGCGGCCTGGAGCGGTACGCCGAGGCCCACCCCGAGCTGCTCACCGCCGACGCGATCGTGATCGGCGACACCGGCAACTTCCGCCTCGGGCTGCCGACCGTCACCGCCACCCTGCGCGGGATGACGATGATCCGCGTCCAGATCGACACCCTCGAAGGCAATCTGCACTCCGGCATGTTCGGCGGCGCCGCGCCGGACGCGCTGGCCGCCCTGATCCGGGTCCTGGACTCGCTGCGCGCGGCGGACGGTTCGACGGTCATCGACGGTCTGCCGGCGGACGCGGTGTGGGAGGGCCTTCAGTACCCGGAGGAGGACTTCCGTCAGGACGCGAAGGTCCTGGACGGCGTCGGCCTGCCGGGCAACGGCACGGTGGCCGACCGTATCTGGGCCCGTCCGGCCGTGACCGTCATCGGCATCGACTGCCACCCCGTGGCCGGCGCGACCCCGTCGATCCCGTCGACGGCCCGCGCGCAGATCAGCCTGCGGGTGCCGCCGGGCCAGGACGCGACCGAGGCGACGAAGCTGCTGTACGCGCACATCGAGAAGCACACGCCGTGGAACGCGCGGGTCTCCTTCGAACAGGTCGGCCAGGGCCAGGCGTTCAGCGCGGACGTGTCCAGCCCGGCGTACACCTCGATGGCGGAGGCGATGCGGATCGCGTACCCGGGCCAGGAGATGCAGAGCTCGGGCATGGGCGGCTCGATCCCGCTGTGCAACACGCTCGCCGCGCTCTACCCGGAGGCGGAGATCCTGCTGATCGGGCTGAGCGAGCCGGAGGCCCAGATCCACGCGGTGAACGAGTCGGTCTCGCCGGAGGAGCTGGAGCGCCTGGCGGTGGCCGAGGCGCACTTCCTGCTCAACTACGCCCGCTCGAAGCAGGGTTGA
- a CDS encoding geranylgeranyl reductase family protein: protein MSSENADAEEVRAGETQDAATVWDVVVVGAGPAGASAAYAAAVAGRRVLLLEKAELPRYKTCGGGIIGPSRDALPPGFELPLQDRVHAVTFSLNGRFARTRRSRRMLFGLINRPEFDAGLVEQAQKAGAELRTGVTVSRVEQHGPAVPDRRTVAVVLADGETVLARAVVGADGSAGRIGAHVGVKLDQVDLGLEAEIPVPPSVAEDWKGRVLIDWGPMPGSYGWVFPKGDTLTVGVISARGEGAATKRYLEDFVARLGLAGFEPAVSSGHLTRCRSDDSPLSRGRVLVCGDAAGLLEPWTREGISFALRSGRLAGEWAVRIAEANDAVDARRQALNYAFAIKAGLGVEMAVGRRMLALFERRPGLLHATITGLRPAWNAFTDITRGSTTLAGLVRSSGVARRALDVLDRRMQATGGTARRGVTESAGSASSSAASASTSSSGPGEAGTEPSAGAAAEAS from the coding sequence GTGAGCAGCGAGAACGCAGACGCCGAAGAGGTACGCGCGGGAGAGACGCAGGACGCCGCGACCGTCTGGGACGTGGTCGTGGTCGGGGCAGGCCCGGCGGGTGCGTCGGCGGCGTACGCGGCCGCGGTCGCGGGCCGCCGGGTGCTGCTCCTGGAGAAGGCCGAACTGCCCCGGTACAAGACCTGTGGCGGCGGCATCATCGGCCCCTCGCGGGACGCGCTGCCGCCCGGCTTCGAACTGCCGTTGCAGGACCGGGTGCACGCCGTCACCTTCTCCCTGAACGGCCGCTTCGCCCGTACGCGCCGTTCGCGCCGGATGCTCTTCGGGCTCATCAACCGGCCCGAGTTCGACGCCGGTCTCGTCGAGCAGGCGCAGAAGGCGGGCGCCGAGCTCCGCACCGGCGTCACCGTCTCCCGGGTCGAGCAGCACGGCCCGGCCGTGCCGGACCGGCGCACCGTCGCCGTCGTCCTGGCGGACGGCGAGACGGTCCTGGCCAGGGCGGTCGTCGGAGCCGACGGCAGCGCGGGCCGGATAGGAGCCCATGTCGGGGTGAAGCTCGACCAGGTGGACCTCGGCCTCGAAGCGGAGATCCCGGTTCCGCCGTCGGTGGCCGAGGACTGGAAGGGCCGGGTCCTGATCGACTGGGGCCCGATGCCCGGCAGCTACGGCTGGGTCTTCCCCAAGGGCGACACGCTCACGGTCGGCGTCATCTCGGCGCGCGGCGAGGGCGCGGCCACCAAGCGCTATCTGGAGGACTTCGTCGCCCGCCTCGGGCTCGCGGGCTTCGAGCCGGCGGTCTCGTCCGGGCACCTGACGCGCTGTCGGAGCGACGACTCGCCGCTGTCGCGCGGCCGCGTGCTGGTGTGCGGCGACGCGGCGGGGCTCCTGGAGCCCTGGACCCGGGAGGGCATCTCCTTCGCCCTGCGGTCGGGCCGGCTTGCGGGGGAGTGGGCGGTACGGATCGCCGAGGCGAACGACGCCGTCGACGCGCGCCGTCAGGCGCTGAACTACGCCTTCGCCATCAAGGCGGGCCTGGGTGTGGAGATGGCGGTCGGGCGCCGGATGCTCGCGCTGTTCGAGCGCCGTCCGGGGCTGCTGCACGCGACGATCACCGGTCTGCGTCCGGCCTGGAACGCGTTCACGGACATCACCCGGGGCTCGACCACGCTGGCGGGCCTGGTCCGTTCGAGTGGGGTGGCGCGGCGGGCGCTCGACGTCCTGGACCGCCGGATGCAGGCGACCGGCGGCACGGCGCGCCGGGGCGTCACGGAGTCGGCCGGCTCGGCTTCCTCGTCCGCCGCGTCCGCCTCGACCTCCTCGTCCGGACCGGGCGAGGCCGGGACCGAGCCTTCCGCCGGGGCTGCCGCCGAGGCCTCGTGA
- a CDS encoding nitroreductase family deazaflavin-dependent oxidoreductase — protein MSAQPAAHVMKPGWFTVNVLNRAVAWMTRRGISVWGSRVLAVRGRKSGEWRRTPVNLMTVDGAQYLVAPRGHVQWTHNMRAAGGGELHLGKHVETFTAVELSDDEKPALLRAYLKRWKAEVGVFFGGVGPDSSDAELRAIAPKHPVFRITITG, from the coding sequence ATGTCCGCTCAGCCCGCAGCCCACGTCATGAAGCCCGGCTGGTTCACGGTCAACGTGCTGAACCGGGCCGTCGCGTGGATGACCCGCCGTGGCATCAGCGTCTGGGGCTCCCGCGTACTCGCGGTCCGCGGCCGCAAGAGCGGCGAATGGCGCCGCACCCCCGTCAACCTGATGACGGTGGACGGCGCCCAGTACCTGGTGGCCCCGCGCGGCCATGTCCAGTGGACCCACAACATGCGCGCGGCCGGCGGCGGCGAGCTGCATCTCGGCAAGCACGTGGAGACGTTCACCGCCGTCGAACTGTCCGACGACGAGAAGCCCGCCCTGCTGCGCGCCTACCTCAAGCGATGGAAGGCGGAGGTCGGCGTGTTCTTCGGTGGGGTGGGCCCCGACTCCTCGGACGCCGAACTGCGGGCGATCGCCCCCAAGCACCCCGTCTTCCGGATCACCATCACCGGGTGA
- a CDS encoding TetR/AcrR family transcriptional regulator — protein sequence MTSVQGARARARIEITAAIKDEARRQLAAEGAAKLSLRAVAREVGMVSSALYRYFPSRDELLTALIVDAYDAVGAAAEQALAAAAGTPDHLARWTAVCRAVRSWAVAHPHEYALIYGSPVPGYSAPQDTVGPASRVGLVLIGIARDAFTTDGIAPPPLPAELRPEAERMAADFAPDLPPALAAALVAAWAQLFGLVSFEVFGQFNRIVEEREAFFTAAAARLGQEVGLLSRA from the coding sequence ATGACCAGCGTTCAGGGAGCCCGGGCCCGCGCCCGCATCGAGATCACCGCCGCCATCAAGGACGAGGCCCGTAGACAGCTCGCCGCCGAAGGGGCCGCCAAGCTCTCCCTGCGCGCCGTCGCCCGCGAGGTCGGCATGGTCTCCTCCGCGCTCTACCGCTACTTCCCCAGCCGTGACGAGCTCCTCACCGCGCTCATCGTCGACGCGTACGACGCCGTCGGGGCCGCGGCCGAGCAGGCCCTCGCCGCTGCCGCCGGAACCCCGGACCACCTCGCCCGCTGGACCGCCGTCTGCCGCGCCGTCCGCTCCTGGGCCGTCGCGCACCCCCACGAGTACGCCCTGATCTACGGCTCCCCGGTCCCCGGCTACTCCGCCCCGCAGGACACCGTCGGCCCGGCCTCCCGCGTCGGACTTGTGCTCATCGGCATCGCCCGTGACGCCTTCACCACCGACGGCATCGCCCCGCCACCGCTCCCCGCGGAGCTGCGCCCCGAAGCCGAGCGCATGGCCGCCGACTTCGCCCCCGACCTGCCGCCCGCACTCGCCGCCGCCCTGGTCGCGGCCTGGGCACAGCTCTTCGGGCTCGTCTCCTTCGAGGTGTTCGGCCAGTTCAACCGGATCGTGGAGGAACGCGAAGCGTTCTTCACCGCGGCCGCCGCCCGACTGGGCCAGGAGGTCGGCCTGTTGTCCCGCGCGTAG
- a CDS encoding sensor histidine kinase, translating into MDEQRGHGHGAPPWARGAQGGPPWLRQWADREPDAGLPWRSTLLLAVFVMVGSGFAARNQQDRESLDALGRSLLLLGSALLLLRHRHPVPVVFATAAVTLAYFGAGYPYGPVFLIVAVACYAAIVHGHRRSAWWALGLLWAGHLLFAHWLYPHLPPDGDSAAPWGQEIPVATFVVAILAASELVRVRREQWAQQRAERAAAERRRADEERLRIARELHDVLAHSISVINVQAGVGLALLDTDPEQARTALTTIKAASKEALGEVRQVLDTLRPPVSRHHPSSDALRADPSFLGEAPRAPAPGLDRLPELVDQAASAGLTVHTSTEGERVALPPGTDLAAFRIVQEALTNVVRHSGSRTARVVVAYRPGSVELRIDDEGPATGGDAGGSGNGLAGMRERAAALGGTIEAGPRPDGGFRVRAVLPVRPKETP; encoded by the coding sequence ATGGACGAACAGCGCGGACACGGTCACGGCGCTCCGCCCTGGGCGCGCGGCGCGCAGGGCGGACCGCCCTGGCTGCGGCAGTGGGCCGACCGCGAGCCCGATGCCGGACTGCCCTGGCGATCCACCCTCCTCCTCGCCGTCTTCGTGATGGTGGGCTCCGGTTTCGCGGCGAGGAACCAGCAGGACCGGGAGTCGCTGGACGCGCTCGGCCGCTCGCTGCTGCTCCTCGGCTCCGCGCTGCTCCTGCTGCGCCACCGCCACCCGGTCCCCGTGGTCTTCGCCACCGCGGCCGTCACCCTGGCCTACTTCGGCGCCGGTTACCCGTACGGCCCGGTCTTCCTCATCGTCGCCGTCGCCTGTTACGCGGCGATCGTGCACGGCCACCGGCGATCCGCCTGGTGGGCGCTCGGGCTGCTCTGGGCCGGCCATCTGCTGTTCGCCCACTGGCTCTACCCCCACCTGCCCCCGGACGGCGACTCCGCCGCCCCCTGGGGGCAGGAGATCCCCGTCGCCACCTTCGTCGTCGCGATCCTCGCCGCCTCCGAACTGGTGCGGGTACGCCGCGAGCAGTGGGCGCAGCAGCGCGCCGAACGCGCCGCTGCCGAGCGACGCAGGGCCGACGAGGAGCGGCTGCGGATCGCCCGCGAGCTGCACGACGTCCTCGCCCACTCGATCTCCGTCATCAACGTCCAGGCAGGGGTCGGTCTCGCCCTGCTCGACACCGACCCGGAACAGGCCCGCACCGCGCTGACCACCATCAAGGCGGCGAGCAAGGAGGCGTTGGGAGAGGTCCGCCAGGTGCTCGACACCCTGCGCCCACCCGTCTCCCGCCACCACCCTTCCAGCGATGCGCTCCGCGCAGACCCTTCCTTTTTGGGCGAGGCCCCCCGCGCCCCGGCGCCCGGACTCGACCGGCTCCCGGAGCTGGTCGACCAGGCGGCGTCCGCGGGGCTGACCGTACACACCTCGACCGAGGGGGAGCGCGTGGCGCTGCCGCCCGGCACCGACCTCGCAGCCTTCCGGATCGTCCAGGAGGCGCTGACCAACGTGGTGCGCCACTCCGGGTCCCGCACCGCGCGGGTCGTGGTCGCGTACCGGCCCGGCAGCGTGGAGCTCCGTATCGACGACGAGGGACCCGCGACCGGCGGCGACGCGGGCGGCAGCGGCAACGGACTCGCCGGAATGCGGGAGCGGGCCGCCGCCCTCGGTGGCACGATCGAGGCGGGCCCCCGCCCGGACGGCGGCTTCCGGGTGCGTGCCGTCCTCCCCGTCCGCCCGAAGGAGACTCCGTGA
- a CDS encoding response regulator, with product MIRVLLADDQSLVRAGFRALLDAQPDIEVAGEAADGEEAAAKARELRPDVVLMDIRMPLLDGLAATRRITGDPELDGVKVVMLTTFELDEYVFEAIRSGASGFLVKDTEPEELLRAVRAVVHGDALLSPGVTRRLIEEFAARSKPPAAVSGLDELTEREREVMALVGIGLSNEEIARRLVVSPLTAKTHVSRTMVKLGARDRAQLVVLAYESGLVRPGWLG from the coding sequence GTGATCCGTGTCCTGCTCGCCGACGACCAGTCACTGGTACGGGCCGGCTTCCGCGCACTCCTGGACGCCCAGCCGGACATCGAGGTGGCGGGGGAGGCCGCCGACGGCGAGGAGGCGGCGGCGAAGGCGCGCGAACTGCGCCCGGACGTCGTCCTGATGGACATCCGGATGCCTCTCCTCGACGGCCTCGCCGCCACCCGCAGGATCACCGGGGACCCGGAGCTCGACGGGGTGAAGGTGGTCATGCTGACCACGTTCGAGCTCGACGAGTACGTCTTCGAGGCGATCCGCTCCGGCGCCTCCGGCTTCCTCGTCAAGGACACCGAACCCGAGGAACTGCTGAGGGCCGTGCGCGCCGTCGTCCACGGCGACGCGCTGCTCTCGCCCGGGGTGACGCGGCGGCTCATCGAGGAGTTCGCGGCCCGGTCGAAGCCCCCGGCCGCCGTGTCCGGTCTCGACGAACTCACCGAGCGGGAGCGGGAGGTGATGGCCCTGGTCGGCATCGGCCTGTCGAACGAGGAGATCGCCCGGCGCCTGGTCGTCAGCCCGTTGACCGCCAAGACCCATGTGAGCCGCACGATGGTGAAGCTGGGCGCCCGGGACCGCGCCCAACTGGTCGTGCTCGCCTACGAGTCGGGCCTGGTGCGCCCGGGCTGGCTGGGCTGA
- a CDS encoding MFS transporter → MTSPLTASPAQERWSPRLWGTLLVLCAAMFLDALDVSMVGVALPSIATDLGLSTATLQWIVSGYILGYGGLLLLGGRAADLLGRRRVFLIALAVFALASLLGGLVDSGPLLIASRFVKGLSAAFTAPAGLSIITTTFKEGPQRNRALSIYTTCAATGFSMGLVLSGLLTELSWRWTMLLPAPVALIALVFALRLIPHSAREKTAGGYDLPGAVTGTAAMLLLVFTVVQAPEAGWASARTLLSFLATAALLAAFVGIERRSASPLVRLGVLRSGSQVRAQLGAAAFFGSYVAFQFIVTQYMQSLLGWSALQTALAFLPAGVLVALSSTRIGAVVDRYGTPRVIATGFTLLVVAYALFLRISLVPQYAAVILPSMLLLGAACALVFPSLNIQATNGVDDHEQGMVSGLLNTSIQVGGAVFLAVVTAVITAGGGEGGSPQEVLDGFRPGLTVVTVIALAGLLITLPGLRARRQRGSLVVAGSATSVEGTPAPDRVAVRD, encoded by the coding sequence ATGACCTCTCCGCTCACCGCTTCCCCGGCACAGGAACGCTGGAGCCCCCGCCTCTGGGGCACGCTGCTGGTCCTCTGCGCCGCGATGTTCCTCGACGCGCTCGACGTCTCCATGGTCGGCGTCGCCCTGCCGTCGATCGCCACCGACCTCGGCCTGTCCACCGCCACGCTCCAGTGGATCGTCAGCGGCTACATCCTGGGCTACGGCGGGCTGCTGCTCCTCGGCGGCCGCGCGGCCGACCTCCTCGGCCGCCGCCGGGTCTTCCTGATCGCCCTCGCCGTCTTCGCCCTCGCCTCGCTGCTCGGCGGGCTCGTCGACTCGGGCCCCCTGCTCATCGCGAGCCGCTTCGTCAAGGGCCTCAGCGCCGCGTTCACCGCCCCCGCCGGTCTGTCGATCATCACGACGACCTTCAAGGAGGGCCCGCAGCGCAACCGGGCCCTGTCCATCTACACCACCTGCGCCGCGACCGGATTCTCCATGGGCCTGGTCCTCTCCGGTCTGCTCACCGAGCTGAGCTGGCGCTGGACCATGCTGCTGCCCGCGCCCGTCGCCCTCATCGCCCTGGTCTTCGCGCTCCGGCTGATCCCGCACAGCGCCCGCGAGAAGACGGCGGGCGGCTACGACCTGCCGGGTGCCGTGACCGGCACGGCCGCGATGCTGCTGCTCGTCTTCACCGTCGTCCAGGCCCCCGAGGCCGGCTGGGCCTCCGCCCGTACGCTGCTGTCCTTCCTGGCCACCGCCGCGCTCCTGGCCGCCTTCGTGGGGATCGAACGGCGCAGCGCGAGCCCGCTCGTACGGCTCGGGGTGCTGCGTTCCGGCTCCCAGGTGCGGGCACAGCTCGGCGCGGCCGCGTTCTTCGGCTCGTACGTCGCCTTCCAGTTCATCGTGACCCAGTACATGCAGTCACTGCTCGGCTGGTCGGCCCTGCAGACGGCGCTGGCGTTCCTGCCGGCCGGTGTGCTCGTGGCGCTCTCCTCCACCAGGATCGGCGCGGTCGTGGACCGCTACGGAACACCGCGCGTTATCGCGACCGGCTTCACGCTCCTCGTCGTCGCCTACGCGCTCTTCCTGCGGATCTCGCTCGTCCCGCAGTACGCGGCCGTCATCCTGCCCTCGATGCTGCTGCTCGGCGCCGCGTGCGCCCTGGTCTTCCCCTCGCTCAACATCCAGGCCACCAACGGCGTGGACGACCACGAGCAGGGCATGGTCTCGGGGCTCCTCAACACCTCGATCCAGGTGGGCGGCGCCGTCTTCCTCGCCGTGGTCACGGCGGTCATCACGGCCGGCGGAGGCGAGGGCGGCTCCCCGCAGGAGGTCCTGGACGGCTTCCGGCCGGGCCTGACGGTCGTCACGGTCATCGCCCTGGCGGGTCTCCTGATCACACTTCCCGGGCTCCGCGCCCGCCGGCAGCGGGGATCCCTGGTGGTGGCCGGCTCCGCCACCTCCGTCGAGGGGACGCCCGCTCCGGATCGCGTCGCCGTCCGCGACTGA
- a CDS encoding MarR family winged helix-turn-helix transcriptional regulator, giving the protein MAGSANKSERALVQEWRDVLALHARTVCELDRELHPHGLGASDFEVLDVLAEGTPADGGKSYRVQELAGRVHLSQSALSRLIARLEKEGLVARGMCPEDRRGVRVELTDEGRARYAEVLPIQRAVLTRMLAEDAPGPATTR; this is encoded by the coding sequence ATGGCAGGGTCTGCGAACAAGTCCGAACGTGCGCTCGTACAGGAGTGGCGGGACGTCCTCGCGTTGCACGCCCGCACGGTGTGCGAGCTCGACCGGGAGCTGCATCCGCACGGACTCGGCGCCAGCGACTTCGAGGTGCTCGACGTCCTCGCCGAGGGGACGCCGGCGGACGGCGGGAAGTCCTACCGCGTCCAGGAGCTGGCCGGCCGCGTGCATCTGAGCCAGAGCGCGCTGTCCCGGCTCATCGCCCGCCTGGAGAAGGAGGGCCTCGTCGCGCGCGGCATGTGTCCGGAGGACCGGCGGGGCGTACGGGTCGAGCTCACCGACGAGGGTCGCGCGCGGTACGCGGAGGTGCTGCCCATCCAGCGCGCGGTGCTGACCCGCATGCTGGCGGAGGACGCGCCGGGTCCGGCTACGACCAGGTGA